A single Pseudomonadota bacterium DNA region contains:
- a CDS encoding FAD-dependent oxidoreductase, protein MKRAKDRLHRVMIIGATPAGITAANKLGELGIPVTLVDSESDIDNKLNNEKWRLNSGVPLNYAHRPGLVRIFRNPNIQCILPADIKFIKHSPQGFMVRLERHRTFIDPDKCTLCGQCVEVCPVEIPADNAQEKQSKKKAVHINSRHSLPGMPVIDKRKRPLCQDNCPLGVNVQGYIALTKAGKFNEALELIRRDNVLPAVCGRICTHPCEAACRRGELDGPVAIRDIKRFVADYQTPKYAETVTENAEKKTDKIAVIGSGPAGLAAAAELARMGYPVTVFEKEKMAGGLLRYGIGAHRLPRDILDKEIEYIENLGVNFTTNHLINMDSDIDKMKNDFQSIIITTGAWSDRRLGIPGEEFEGIEGCLSFLVNFYRNEDQKINGKIAVIGDGNAAFDLARTLKRNNPDVTILSWFAKELIPADPDEVKAAIDEGIIIKDSTQTIEFLGQNGTLDKLLCVPTEPGEPNGNNIAWPVRIKDSTPFELKFDKVFVAIGQKGAYKNTGNDLELTAKSNGTLETDYAFRTSLSGVYAAGDTISGPSSVVSAMANGRQAAQAVHQDICKSSVVSESTPPALQRPDDRDFDDIPKSLAFCARSAMPEQQPAERIKSFTEVALGLDESQISYETQRCLQCGICSECLQCQSVCSAIGAINHSQAHEEIIEHTGVVIIADPDIHAQVKGDDVIRAYGPKVAKQDVYDMIVRGYASAAQAMVLLGKSSRTPRGHGISFLTPDQGLSPVIRIGVFACKCNNSMGWLDDMDSHIKSLKSQSDIVHAETINSACIPDGSSHILKTIRDLGITRVVLASCVCCPLNFICSACTDQKSRLKEALFAATGVSRSMVETCNLRGEVLRLVKDHPKAASNKFIGLINRSIDRAKQLKALPALARNYNMSTAVIGDSESALTSAMTLAQTGFDVFLFGSFGHPPVHPNIHIFQGATLKGLSGTIGEFQLTIQTQDFEQTIHAGAVILGEKSRKKIQYIQQKGLAGISIKSGRQKKDILGIPFLYPGATAIPGLFLAETPGINVSKRKKGYAAAIQAAAVMPRGPRQNKGYTIEIDQEICRGCGNCMNVCPYQAIRLNVSDNNGWHATVDEALCKGCGSCISVCPSSAADSPYRNETFLEQALKELLA, encoded by the coding sequence ATGAAACGCGCTAAAGACCGTCTTCACCGGGTTATGATTATAGGAGCCACTCCTGCCGGAATTACAGCAGCAAACAAACTCGGCGAACTTGGCATTCCTGTAACTCTGGTAGATTCGGAATCAGATATAGATAACAAACTAAACAATGAAAAATGGCGCTTAAATTCCGGTGTACCCTTAAATTATGCACATCGTCCCGGACTTGTAAGAATTTTCAGAAATCCGAATATTCAATGTATTTTACCTGCCGACATTAAATTTATAAAACACAGCCCCCAGGGTTTTATGGTACGCCTTGAAAGGCATCGCACCTTTATAGATCCTGACAAATGCACACTATGCGGGCAATGTGTAGAAGTATGTCCTGTTGAAATCCCTGCTGATAACGCACAGGAAAAACAAAGCAAAAAAAAAGCGGTTCATATCAACAGCCGCCACAGCCTTCCCGGCATGCCGGTAATTGATAAACGAAAAAGGCCACTATGTCAGGATAACTGCCCTCTTGGAGTAAATGTCCAGGGATATATCGCACTTACAAAAGCCGGAAAATTTAATGAAGCACTTGAACTGATAAGAAGAGATAATGTTCTTCCGGCTGTCTGCGGCCGCATATGCACTCATCCGTGCGAAGCCGCATGCCGCAGAGGTGAACTGGACGGACCTGTTGCCATAAGGGATATAAAGCGGTTTGTCGCAGATTACCAAACCCCGAAATATGCAGAAACAGTTACGGAAAATGCAGAAAAAAAGACTGATAAAATTGCTGTGATAGGCTCGGGTCCCGCAGGTCTTGCGGCTGCAGCCGAGCTTGCACGTATGGGTTATCCGGTTACTGTGTTTGAGAAAGAAAAAATGGCGGGAGGTCTTCTTCGTTACGGCATAGGCGCTCACCGACTGCCAAGAGATATACTCGATAAAGAAATTGAATATATCGAAAATCTGGGAGTAAATTTTACAACAAATCATCTTATTAATATGGATTCCGATATTGATAAGATGAAAAACGATTTTCAATCAATTATTATTACTACCGGAGCATGGTCAGACAGAAGGCTTGGCATACCTGGCGAGGAGTTTGAAGGAATTGAAGGTTGCCTGTCTTTTCTTGTAAATTTTTATAGAAATGAAGATCAAAAAATTAACGGGAAAATAGCCGTTATCGGCGATGGTAATGCGGCATTCGATCTTGCCAGAACTCTGAAAAGAAATAATCCTGATGTTACAATCCTGTCATGGTTTGCAAAAGAACTCATCCCTGCTGATCCCGATGAAGTAAAAGCAGCTATAGATGAGGGCATTATAATAAAAGACAGCACTCAGACTATTGAGTTTTTGGGCCAAAACGGCACACTGGATAAGCTTTTATGCGTACCCACAGAACCAGGAGAGCCGAATGGAAACAACATAGCCTGGCCTGTAAGAATAAAAGACAGCACCCCTTTTGAATTAAAATTCGATAAAGTCTTTGTAGCAATAGGCCAAAAAGGAGCATATAAAAATACCGGAAACGACCTTGAGCTTACGGCTAAATCAAATGGTACCTTAGAAACGGATTACGCTTTCAGAACAAGTCTTTCCGGGGTTTACGCGGCAGGGGACACCATTTCCGGCCCCAGCTCGGTTGTTTCTGCAATGGCAAACGGCAGGCAGGCAGCACAGGCGGTTCATCAGGATATTTGCAAATCCTCCGTTGTGTCGGAAAGCACACCCCCTGCTTTGCAAAGGCCTGATGACAGGGATTTTGATGACATACCAAAATCATTAGCCTTTTGTGCACGATCCGCCATGCCTGAACAGCAGCCTGCTGAACGTATAAAATCATTTACGGAAGTTGCCCTTGGTTTAGATGAATCACAGATTTCTTATGAAACTCAAAGATGTCTCCAATGCGGAATATGTTCGGAATGCCTCCAATGTCAAAGTGTTTGCAGTGCAATAGGTGCTATAAACCATTCGCAGGCACACGAAGAAATTATTGAGCACACCGGAGTAGTTATAATCGCAGATCCGGATATACACGCTCAGGTAAAAGGCGATGACGTAATACGCGCATACGGTCCCAAAGTAGCAAAGCAGGATGTGTATGACATGATTGTACGCGGATATGCTTCAGCTGCTCAGGCAATGGTACTTCTTGGCAAGAGCTCACGTACTCCAAGAGGACATGGTATATCTTTTCTTACGCCGGACCAGGGACTTTCTCCTGTTATCCGCATAGGTGTTTTTGCATGCAAATGCAATAATTCCATGGGGTGGCTCGATGATATGGACTCGCATATCAAAAGTTTGAAATCTCAATCGGATATAGTTCATGCCGAAACAATAAATTCGGCATGTATTCCTGACGGCTCTTCCCATATTCTTAAAACCATACGTGACCTCGGCATTACACGTGTTGTCCTTGCTTCATGCGTTTGCTGCCCTTTAAATTTTATTTGCAGCGCATGTACCGACCAGAAAAGCAGACTAAAGGAAGCCCTGTTTGCAGCAACAGGAGTAAGCCGTTCAATGGTTGAAACCTGTAACTTAAGAGGAGAAGTACTTCGCCTCGTAAAGGATCATCCCAAAGCAGCTAGTAATAAATTCATAGGGCTTATAAACCGTTCCATAGACCGTGCAAAACAACTAAAAGCGCTTCCGGCCCTTGCAAGAAATTACAATATGTCAACCGCCGTCATAGGAGATTCAGAGTCAGCTTTAACTAGTGCTATGACACTTGCGCAAACAGGATTCGATGTCTTTTTATTCGGATCATTCGGGCACCCGCCGGTTCATCCAAATATTCATATCTTTCAGGGAGCAACGCTTAAAGGCTTAAGCGGCACAATCGGCGAATTTCAGCTTACAATACAAACACAGGATTTTGAGCAGACTATACATGCAGGCGCAGTAATACTCGGAGAAAAATCACGAAAGAAGATTCAGTATATTCAACAGAAAGGACTTGCCGGAATCAGCATAAAATCGGGAAGACAGAAAAAAGACATTTTGGGAATCCCCTTTCTTTACCCCGGCGCAACAGCCATTCCGGGTCTGTTTCTTGCGGAAACACCTGGCATTAATGTTTCAAAGCGTAAAAAAGGCTATGCAGCAGCCATCCAGGCGGCGGCAGTAATGCCAAGAGGTCCCAGGCAAAACAAGGGTTATACAATAGAAATAGATCAAGAGATTTGCAGGGGTTGCGGAAACTGTATGAATGTCTGCCCATACCAGGCAATCAGACTTAATGTAAGCGATAATAACGGATGGCATGCTA